In uncultured Bacteroides sp., one genomic interval encodes:
- a CDS encoding biopolymer transporter ExbD, protein MRRFKRTIPDVDADWTGYIVVLLLIFFVVITSMDVDQGLARRLPPPIGKYQPVKVEPRNILNVFLTDTDELICGSQIIGIGQLREVAKAFIANPKDDNRLPEKVTKRIPLLGNMQVTVNHIISVKCGRSTTYQAYIDVQNELIGAYNELRDELAKRKWGKKFIELSFDKQQAVSACYPIRISEAEPQLNIGGEK, encoded by the coding sequence ATGAGAAGATTCAAGAGAACAATACCGGATGTGGATGCTGACTGGACAGGATACATTGTTGTTCTGCTGCTTATTTTCTTTGTTGTAATCACATCTATGGATGTTGATCAGGGATTGGCCAGGCGTCTTCCACCGCCGATAGGAAAATATCAACCGGTTAAAGTTGAACCTCGCAATATCTTAAATGTTTTCTTAACAGATACAGATGAACTTATCTGTGGAAGTCAGATTATAGGTATTGGTCAATTAAGAGAAGTTGCCAAAGCATTTATTGCTAATCCTAAAGATGATAATAGACTTCCTGAGAAGGTAACGAAAAGGATACCCTTATTAGGCAATATGCAAGTAACTGTAAACCATATTATTTCTGTGAAATGTGGAAGGAGTACCACCTATCAGGCATATATTGATGTTCAAAATGAATTAATTGGGGCATATAACGAACTTCGTGACGAATTAGCAAAAAGAAAATGGGGTAAGAAATTCATAGAACTATCTTTTGATAAACAACAGGCTGTCAGTGCTTGCTATCCGATACGTATTTCAGAGGCCGAACCTCAATTAAATATAGGAGGTGAAAAATGA